From one Amphiura filiformis chromosome 13, Afil_fr2py, whole genome shotgun sequence genomic stretch:
- the LOC140168788 gene encoding uncharacterized protein: MCFNAGKCEALSITRKTKPFNYTYEVDGQRIQKSSNHKYLGVTITNQLDWKAHVQNVTASARSTLGVLRRNLSSCPSQVKSRAYQALVRPNLEYASAAWNPYVKQQVNALEAVQRQAARFVYNNYERQASVTQMLQRLEWDSLATRRLLNQNTMFFKIHHGLVNIPFPSTVLPSVRQGRACNIYSYQAIQPRVNTYRYSFFVRTIPVWNRLPSPVVSSLTVRHFQALALPLLRDMATTPTHQSL, from the coding sequence ATGTGTTTTAATGCTGGGAAGTGTGAAGCTCTATCCATCACCCGTAAAACAAAACCATTCAATTACACCTATGAGGTTGACGGGCAACGCATCCAGAAATCATCTAACCATAAATACCTTGGCGTCACTATCACCAACCAACTGGATTGGAAAGCCCATGTTCAAAATGTCACTGCTAGCGCACGAAGCACCTTGGGAGTCCTTAGACGTAATCTTTCATCTTGTCCATCTCAAGTCAAAAGTAGAGCATACCAGGCATTGGTACGACCAAATTTGGAGTACGCCTCGGCTGCGTGGAACCCGTACGTCAAACAGCAGGTGAACGCACTGGAGGCAGTGCAGCGTCAAGCAGCTAGATTTGTTTACAACAATTATGAAAGACAGGCTAGTGTTACTCAGATGCTGCAACGCCTTGAGTGGGACTCCCTAGCTACTAGACGTCTGCTCAACCAGAATACAATGTTCTTCAAGATACATCATGGGCTGGTTAATATCCCTTTCCCCTCGACGGTACTTCCATCTGTTCGTCAGGGTAGAGCATGCAACATCTATAGCTACCAGGCCATACAACCGAGGGTCAACACCTACCGCTACTCCTTCTTCGTTCGTACAATACCAGTTTGGAACAGATTGCCATCTCCAGTCGTATCATCTTTGACAGTTAGGCATTTCCAGGCCCTGGCGTTACCACTTCTCCGGGATATGGCAACTACACCAACCCACCAGTCCTTGTAG